A region from the Mycoplasmopsis bovigenitalium genome encodes:
- the glf gene encoding UDP-galactopyranose mutase, producing the protein MKIITKLPQNINKYDYLFIGSGLSTATVCATLPADKKILVIEKRPHIAGNVFDYDEKGILVHKYGPHIFHTNDEEVFTFLNKFAKFNSYKNVVEAKIDDNLIPLPININSIKILFPNEAQEFINYLKSQFPNQEKITILELSKLDKFQHIYQTIYNRVFASYTSKMWNKSIEELDASVFARVPIYLSERNTYFTDKFEGLPVQGYTKMVENMMSSNNIDIIFNTNISEVINFQNNSIYIENSKIDIPIINCAPIDEIFGYKFGKLTYRSLNIEFETLGVKSLQKTAVVNYPEHISMTRITEYKNFYPEKNIDIEQTIISKEYPGDFDENSQLFSERYYPIPNDISKDQYSKYLLEAQNYPNLYHLGRLAKYEYVNMDQIVRKALDFAEKLDK; encoded by the coding sequence TTTATTGGTTCAGGACTAAGTACTGCCACTGTTTGTGCTACTTTGCCAGCTGATAAAAAAATCTTAGTTATTGAAAAAAGACCTCACATTGCCGGAAACGTTTTTGATTACGACGAAAAAGGAATTTTAGTGCACAAATATGGCCCACATATTTTTCACACAAATGATGAAGAAGTATTTACATTTTTGAATAAATTTGCAAAATTCAATTCTTATAAAAATGTAGTTGAAGCGAAAATTGATGATAATTTAATTCCACTACCAATTAATATAAATTCAATTAAAATCCTATTTCCAAATGAAGCACAAGAATTCATAAATTATTTAAAATCTCAGTTTCCAAATCAAGAAAAAATTACTATTTTAGAATTGTCAAAATTAGATAAGTTCCAACATATTTATCAAACAATTTACAATCGTGTTTTTGCAAGTTACACTTCAAAAATGTGAAATAAAAGTATTGAAGAACTAGACGCTTCTGTGTTTGCTAGGGTACCAATTTATTTAAGTGAAAGAAACACTTATTTTACTGATAAATTTGAGGGATTACCAGTTCAAGGTTACACAAAGATGGTTGAAAATATGATGTCAAGCAACAATATTGATATCATATTTAACACCAATATATCTGAAGTAATAAATTTCCAAAACAATTCAATTTATATTGAAAATAGTAAAATTGATATACCAATAATTAACTGTGCTCCTATTGATGAAATATTTGGATACAAATTCGGTAAATTAACTTATAGATCACTTAATATTGAATTTGAAACATTAGGTGTAAAAAGCTTACAAAAAACAGCTGTTGTTAACTATCCTGAACACATATCAATGACAAGAATTACTGAATATAAGAATTTTTACCCTGAAAAAAATATTGATATTGAGCAAACTATTATTTCGAAAGAATACCCTGGCGATTTTGACGAAAATTCACAATTATTTTCGGAAAGATATTACCCTATTCCAAACGATATTTCTAAAGATCAATATTCAAAATACTTGTTAGAAGCTCAAAATTATCCTAACCTTTATCACTTAGGCAGACTAGCCAAATATGAGTATGTAAATATGGACCAAATTGTAAGAAAAGCACTAGATTTTGCTGAAAAATTAGACAAATAA
- a CDS encoding MAG6410 family transglutaminase-related lipoprotein: protein MKKNKIKKLSLSLLSVVSIFAAGSFVFSCEVSDNNSKKNTGKITFGVTHGVMVDDDKKTNAATTDIDGNVDIHKVIDTNSNNNTGGEEKKHTDAAGDLIGNSQGNHTGVIPKTNFDNSNRNDKETTSKSNVDKQKNGGNNNSTDPFNAKTDKTPNNYQNINDKRTTSNKTEKDKPATETNQPISTNPFDENKQISKENENNSADNSADKLSANNKNNQEVRPSKVADSSFYPTQPTQPFNEISMQEQEIKNKILSTKNLASNFYSHPDFKFKEASLIIKGDGKDAKKLELVDKSGRPVEGVKWFIKAQYPEEMVYSSSEKTPQDVSISITSGGVVTGKEHEQEQRSYQVWAEYKGYLFRTIVRVLSKFEVKALNEETLSIEKVREITKNWHNLSDVIKARNAYDWISKNVKYQERGDLVSDQTAYSCLIENLCVCAGYAKGFQMFMNELNIPSKTIVGWVRNEWHIWNLVELEGKWYHVDVTWDANTEFTKYGKKTRATSYTYFLVNDNDIAPGRKYNNYIPKSLMGEKYRGFQLEGLIKSEEDIRKIVEMQVSSKYNSDSKFVSFVTGNSFTDHAMVERIIKEKTGHDVGEKHTGYRNNFRTLKYKFSIDSSKINNIKTIQLKADNFKNDKSDYIIKVSGVDLPTLTKENIWVKGAYIEKVEQSGSEYLVYLSNFNNFGKSDVELSVYKIGYKFNIDNLGKLSFDVKRHNKPQAKFIGVDDNSGILQNLDLDMEYRLGLDEWKDITNNKIELNGIGTKLISIRKKSSKSMMASEIQIIKPQKYSYIDKEVKVYNNKIIGVDSNMEYRLINTRNWQDINSIYLENLKPGTYEVRIKPGENLLASESIKLNIN, encoded by the coding sequence ATGAAAAAAAATAAAATTAAAAAATTGTCTTTAAGTCTTTTATCTGTTGTATCTATCTTTGCAGCAGGATCATTTGTTTTTAGTTGTGAAGTTTCTGACAATAATTCTAAAAAAAATACTGGAAAGATAACATTTGGCGTAACACACGGTGTTATGGTTGATGATGATAAAAAAACTAATGCTGCAACCACTGATATAGATGGAAATGTTGACATTCATAAAGTAATTGACACTAATAGCAATAATAACACTGGTGGTGAAGAGAAAAAGCACACGGACGCAGCTGGAGATTTAATAGGTAATAGTCAAGGAAATCACACTGGTGTAATACCAAAAACTAATTTTGATAATTCAAACCGAAATGATAAGGAAACTACATCTAAATCAAACGTAGACAAACAAAAAAATGGTGGAAATAATAATTCAACAGACCCTTTTAATGCTAAAACAGACAAAACCCCCAATAATTATCAAAATATTAATGACAAAAGAACCACTTCTAATAAAACTGAAAAAGATAAACCAGCTACTGAAACAAATCAGCCAATTTCAACAAACCCTTTTGACGAAAATAAACAAATTTCTAAAGAAAACGAAAATAATTCAGCTGATAATTCTGCAGACAAATTAAGTGCTAATAATAAAAATAATCAAGAAGTTAGACCTTCTAAAGTAGCTGATAGTTCATTTTATCCAACTCAACCAACTCAACCATTCAATGAAATTTCTATGCAAGAACAAGAAATTAAAAATAAAATTTTATCTACTAAAAACTTAGCATCAAACTTCTATTCACATCCTGACTTTAAATTTAAGGAAGCTTCTTTAATTATTAAGGGCGATGGTAAAGACGCTAAAAAGTTGGAATTAGTTGATAAATCTGGGCGTCCCGTTGAAGGGGTTAAATGATTTATTAAAGCTCAGTATCCAGAAGAAATGGTTTATTCATCAAGTGAAAAAACACCTCAAGATGTTTCGATAAGCATAACTAGTGGCGGAGTTGTGACAGGCAAGGAACACGAGCAGGAACAAAGAAGTTATCAAGTTTGAGCAGAATATAAAGGTTATTTATTTAGAACAATTGTCCGTGTTCTTTCGAAATTTGAAGTTAAAGCATTAAACGAAGAAACATTATCTATTGAAAAAGTTAGGGAAATTACAAAGAATTGACACAATTTATCTGATGTTATCAAAGCCCGGAATGCATATGATTGAATTTCTAAAAATGTTAAGTATCAAGAACGAGGTGATCTAGTATCTGACCAGACAGCTTACTCATGTTTAATTGAAAACCTTTGTGTTTGTGCGGGTTATGCCAAAGGTTTTCAAATGTTTATGAATGAATTAAATATTCCATCTAAAACTATTGTTGGCTGAGTTAGAAATGAGTGACATATTTGAAACCTTGTTGAGCTTGAGGGTAAATGGTACCACGTGGATGTTACTTGAGATGCTAATACAGAATTTACTAAATATGGTAAAAAAACAAGAGCAACTTCATACACATACTTTTTAGTAAATGATAATGATATTGCACCTGGTAGAAAATATAACAACTATATCCCTAAGTCTTTGATGGGCGAAAAATATAGAGGATTCCAATTAGAAGGTCTGATAAAAAGTGAAGAAGATATTCGCAAAATTGTTGAGATGCAAGTGAGTTCAAAATATAATTCTGATTCAAAATTTGTAAGTTTTGTTACTGGTAATTCATTCACTGATCATGCAATGGTAGAAAGAATTATTAAAGAGAAAACTGGACATGATGTTGGCGAAAAACATACAGGATATAGAAATAATTTTAGAACTTTAAAATATAAATTTTCTATTGATTCGAGCAAAATTAATAATATAAAAACAATTCAACTGAAAGCGGATAATTTTAAAAATGATAAAAGTGACTATATTATTAAAGTTTCTGGCGTAGATCTTCCTACTTTAACAAAAGAAAATATTTGAGTTAAAGGTGCCTATATTGAAAAAGTTGAACAATCTGGTAGTGAATATCTAGTTTACTTATCAAATTTCAATAATTTTGGCAAATCTGATGTTGAATTATCTGTTTATAAAATAGGATATAAATTTAATATAGATAATTTAGGAAAGTTAAGTTTTGATGTTAAACGGCACAATAAACCTCAAGCAAAATTTATTGGAGTTGATGATAATTCCGGCATTTTACAAAACCTAGATTTAGATATGGAATATCGTTTAGGTTTAGATGAATGAAAAGATATAACAAATAATAAAATTGAGTTAAATGGTATTGGTACAAAATTAATTTCAATAAGAAAAAAATCATCAAAATCAATGATGGCTTCTGAAATTCAAATTATAAAACCACAAAAATATTCATATATTGATAAAGAAGTAAAAGTTTATAACAATAAAATTATTGGTGTTGATAGTAATATGGAATATCGTTTAATAAACACTCGTAATTGACAAGATATTAATTCAATTTATCTCGAAAACTTAAAACCCGGAACGTATGAAGTAAGAATTAAACCAGGTGAAAATCTTCTGGCTTCTGAATCGATTAAATTGAATATTAATTAG
- a CDS encoding ABC transporter ATP-binding protein — protein sequence MKKQTKFGSTLGLIKLVGKYSQKSAWLFFFGILTTIFNSVTYIIGIILSGQIVSKTLTKNVFEQKEAFDDKTFLILIIIMLASFILYAILRSLEFRIYIVVSYSTAMNMRKIAMQKLLKMPISYYDRNKAGNLISTLVNDINNICGTLSQLLLQTFSNIAHLIITVIMMFVYSTNITLIVIITTFALFSIGLVMIKKSRPYVKKVWDDFGDLNAYVEESVKNMKITKTFGRQQNSEQKFNKIALDIKNHAFVADLYTQMFIPWFIMCTNLVVLIATALALWFKNASIPLFGAITKVPDVGFVIAYVGLLHNVTGALQGIIMTIFNSQNGVISTARINDILKLKEPDTSHETTELNNVKGHIIFNNVSFRYDTTKENWQLKNASFEALPGQTIALVGPTGAGKTTVINLLSKFYDYEKGSITIDGYELKNINKNSLNKSMAVVLQDSFMFKDTVMNNIMIGNQNAKEHQVYESTSLVSAHDLVLRLEKGYQTLLQNNDSLLSKGEKQLLSISRAILGDKKILILDEATSNIDTNTEKVIQDALANSIMKNKTSVVIAHRLSTIKNADLILFIDNGEIVERGNHESLLALQGRYAKLYKSQFD from the coding sequence ATGAAAAAACAAACAAAGTTTGGCTCAACACTTGGCCTAATTAAACTTGTTGGCAAATATTCGCAAAAAAGCGCCTGATTATTCTTTTTTGGTATTCTAACAACAATTTTTAACTCAGTTACATATATTATTGGAATTATTTTAAGTGGCCAAATTGTTTCAAAAACATTGACAAAAAATGTTTTTGAGCAAAAAGAAGCATTTGATGACAAAACATTTTTAATATTAATAATAATTATGTTGGCTTCATTTATTTTGTATGCAATATTAAGAAGTCTAGAATTTCGAATTTATATTGTTGTTAGTTATTCTACGGCTATGAATATGAGAAAAATTGCAATGCAAAAATTGTTGAAAATGCCTATTTCTTATTATGATAGAAATAAAGCAGGAAATTTAATATCAACCTTAGTTAACGATATAAATAATATTTGTGGCACACTAAGTCAATTGCTTTTACAAACTTTTTCAAATATTGCTCACCTAATAATCACTGTAATAATGATGTTTGTTTATAGCACAAATATTACACTTATTGTCATTATAACTACTTTTGCATTGTTCTCAATTGGGCTTGTAATGATTAAAAAGTCACGCCCATATGTTAAAAAAGTCTGAGATGATTTTGGCGATTTGAATGCATATGTTGAAGAATCAGTCAAAAACATGAAAATCACAAAAACATTCGGTAGACAACAAAATTCTGAACAAAAATTCAATAAAATTGCTTTAGATATCAAAAATCATGCCTTTGTGGCTGACTTGTATACACAAATGTTTATACCTTGATTTATTATGTGTACAAACCTTGTTGTATTGATTGCAACAGCGTTAGCATTATGATTCAAAAACGCCTCAATTCCACTATTTGGAGCAATAACAAAAGTCCCAGATGTTGGATTTGTTATTGCCTATGTCGGACTTCTGCATAATGTTACCGGTGCATTACAGGGTATTATTATGACAATTTTTAACTCACAAAATGGTGTTATTTCTACTGCCAGAATTAATGACATTTTGAAGCTTAAAGAACCAGATACCTCACATGAAACTACTGAATTAAACAATGTTAAAGGCCATATTATATTCAATAACGTAAGTTTTAGATACGACACAACAAAAGAAAACTGGCAACTTAAAAACGCTTCTTTTGAGGCGCTTCCAGGCCAAACTATTGCCCTTGTTGGGCCAACAGGAGCAGGAAAAACAACAGTCATTAATTTATTAAGTAAATTTTATGACTATGAAAAAGGTTCAATCACTATTGACGGCTATGAATTAAAAAACATTAACAAAAATAGTTTAAATAAATCAATGGCTGTTGTTCTTCAAGACTCATTCATGTTTAAAGACACGGTTATGAACAACATTATGATTGGCAACCAAAACGCCAAAGAACACCAAGTTTATGAATCAACATCACTAGTTTCCGCTCATGATTTAGTTTTAAGACTTGAAAAAGGATACCAAACATTATTACAAAACAATGACTCCCTTCTTTCAAAAGGCGAAAAACAATTGCTTTCAATTTCTAGAGCAATTTTAGGCGATAAAAAAATATTAATACTTGATGAAGCCACATCAAATATTGACACAAATACTGAAAAAGTTATACAAGATGCATTGGCAAATTCAATAATGAAAAACAAAACCAGTGTTGTCATCGCTCATAGATTAAGTACAATCAAAAACGCTGATTTAATTTTATTTATTGATAATGGCGAAATTGTTGAACGCGGAAATCATGAATCATTGCTTGCCTTGCAAGGCCGCTATGCAAAACTTTATAAATCACAATTTGACTAA
- a CDS encoding ABC transporter ATP-binding protein, which produces MLKLISILPKRVKFEFIFGGFLIFLTSIISFFIPNMISQFIKLIFDDQKQKITIEVVKGWILFNEADRDYVRNWLIGIILIQCLVVGLLSFITTFMYVRAGERASYFYRVKLFEKINNLSLKNISDLKPESIMTKISNDVAVFWDFLVSGLRTMLKGFLMIIGGAIMSFFVNWILALIILLVVPLLFLILFAIGKISSPKIKKVQQQIEEVTKEIDENIKGASTIKTYNLEQKRLDKFNTTNAAWLKYNVSFNTTVSVLYPIFFAVMNFVQIGILFWARNEVITKNATVNTLVQVNIFIDYLWIIGFGILLITMFLRFAFSARVSATRIVEILNTNADALFVEKGLKIIEEGKNIDYNINIENLNFKYYKDNPNYSLKNINLTIPYKTTLGIIGLFASGKSTLVSLLLNNYLYDEGSIKIANQEVNQINTEQLLQTVGIVYQDPMLFSGTIRSNMQWAKPNANDQEINEALKNACAYDFVYKFDDNLDHPITQGATNLSGGQKQRLSIARTLLRKPKILILDDSTSALDNITTKKVIENITNNYECTTILISQKIGALKKCEQIIVMESGQIIAQGTQGKSLLKTANFIHKFTQVN; this is translated from the coding sequence ATGCTTAAACTAATTTCTATTTTGCCAAAAAGAGTGAAATTTGAATTCATTTTTGGCGGCTTTTTGATATTTCTTACATCAATAATAAGCTTCTTTATTCCAAATATGATTTCACAGTTTATTAAATTAATTTTTGATGACCAAAAGCAAAAAATTACTATTGAAGTTGTAAAAGGGTGAATCTTATTCAATGAAGCAGACAGAGATTATGTACGAAATTGATTAATCGGAATAATACTTATTCAATGTTTAGTTGTTGGATTGTTATCATTCATAACAACATTTATGTATGTAAGAGCTGGCGAACGGGCTTCATATTTCTACAGAGTTAAATTGTTTGAAAAAATCAATAATTTGAGTCTAAAAAACATTTCTGATTTAAAACCTGAATCAATAATGACAAAAATTTCTAATGACGTTGCAGTTTTCTGAGACTTTTTAGTTTCAGGTCTAAGAACAATGTTAAAAGGATTTTTAATGATTATTGGTGGGGCAATAATGTCATTCTTTGTCAATTGAATATTAGCCCTAATAATATTATTAGTTGTCCCATTACTATTTTTAATATTGTTTGCAATTGGAAAAATATCAAGCCCAAAAATCAAAAAAGTTCAACAACAAATTGAAGAAGTAACCAAGGAAATTGATGAAAACATCAAGGGGGCTTCTACCATCAAAACTTATAATCTTGAACAAAAAAGACTAGATAAATTCAATACAACCAACGCAGCATGACTAAAATATAACGTTTCATTTAACACAACCGTATCAGTTTTATATCCAATTTTCTTTGCTGTTATGAACTTTGTTCAAATTGGAATATTATTCTGAGCGAGAAATGAAGTTATTACAAAAAATGCTACAGTAAATACCCTTGTTCAAGTAAATATTTTTATCGACTACTTATGAATAATTGGTTTTGGTATTTTGTTAATCACAATGTTTTTACGTTTTGCATTTAGTGCAAGAGTTTCCGCAACTCGAATTGTTGAAATTTTAAACACGAATGCTGATGCATTATTTGTTGAAAAAGGCTTAAAAATAATTGAAGAAGGTAAAAATATTGACTATAACATAAACATAGAAAATCTTAATTTTAAATACTACAAAGATAATCCAAATTACTCATTGAAAAACATTAATTTAACTATCCCCTATAAAACTACGCTTGGTATTATTGGTTTATTTGCATCTGGAAAATCAACACTTGTATCTTTATTACTAAATAATTACTTGTATGATGAAGGCTCAATTAAGATTGCTAACCAAGAAGTTAACCAAATTAACACAGAGCAACTACTACAAACAGTCGGAATTGTTTATCAAGACCCAATGCTTTTTTCGGGAACAATTCGTTCAAATATGCAATGAGCTAAACCAAATGCAAATGACCAAGAAATAAATGAAGCATTAAAAAACGCTTGCGCATATGATTTTGTTTATAAATTTGATGATAATTTAGACCACCCAATCACACAGGGCGCAACTAATCTTTCAGGTGGACAAAAACAAAGACTTTCAATAGCGCGAACACTATTAAGAAAACCAAAAATATTAATACTAGACGATTCAACAAGTGCTCTTGATAATATAACTACTAAAAAAGTTATTGAAAACATAACAAACAACTATGAATGTACAACTATTTTAATTTCACAAAAAATTGGGGCACTTAAAAAATGTGAACAAATAATTGTTATGGAATCAGGACAAATTATTGCTCAAGGCACACAGGGGAAGAGCTTATTAAAAACTGCGAATTTTATTCACAAATTCACGCAAGTCAATTAG
- a CDS encoding M3 family oligoendopeptidase: protein MKQYKNVKEVEKQYLFDLEYLLDGKTINDLFDQYKQAMQYSIEVKDSKYDSIENYLDYLNYSVNVGILNNKISNYISNNLNRELTNTEFNELSNQWDLINQNIAEQLGSETVRFYKNIEKMKEWVNDPRLKSYKKLLQASIDDYSHKLEDNVEEYIVKLANAQPSYEGVFDLITDAELDYGYPLDSKGNKHKLSPALRIKLMKSNDSVLRKNAAINWKNASLKHKDSLANLLFQQFNSIGTKAKIRSYKNSVQMLTYSDRVDEELLLSLFDKVSSLKTLVAKRNKWFKKFYEAKFKEKYRPKYDSFRELVNVKSTYTVEQMKQIVLDALEPFGEEYHNTIKRSYSENWIDFMTIDNKMSGAYSIGSTYGLDKKYILMNFDGDLRSVETLAHELGHSMHSYFSDKNNEMHNAAYPIFLAEIASIFNELMLYDHLLKNSKSNLFKFKIIESMIDGFIGTVYRQTIWANYEFDLYKAIENGEVGASYESLAKIYHKNSMKYSTKKTKFNKNDQIYCVTVPHFYYGFYVYKYAIGQLVANFFFSKYKKEGESFLTKYINNFLSAGDRDWPLNTLKSVDVDLKDDNFYKVGFEYFESLIDEYIKLGKKIFKIN, encoded by the coding sequence ATGAAACAATATAAAAACGTAAAAGAGGTTGAAAAACAATATCTTTTTGACCTAGAATATCTACTTGATGGTAAGACAATTAACGATTTATTTGATCAATATAAACAAGCTATGCAATACTCAATTGAAGTTAAAGACTCAAAATACGATTCAATTGAAAATTATTTAGATTACCTAAATTATTCAGTTAATGTAGGAATTCTAAACAATAAAATAAGCAACTATATCTCAAATAATTTGAACAGAGAACTTACAAATACTGAATTTAATGAATTGAGCAACCAGTGAGATTTAATTAACCAAAATATTGCTGAGCAACTTGGTTCAGAAACTGTAAGATTTTACAAAAACATTGAAAAAATGAAAGAATGAGTCAATGATCCTAGATTGAAATCTTATAAAAAATTACTGCAAGCATCAATTGATGATTATTCTCACAAATTAGAAGATAATGTTGAAGAATATATTGTTAAACTAGCAAATGCTCAGCCCTCTTATGAAGGCGTTTTTGACTTAATTACTGATGCAGAACTTGATTATGGTTATCCGTTAGATTCAAAAGGTAATAAACACAAATTATCACCTGCACTAAGAATAAAATTAATGAAATCAAATGATTCAGTGCTAAGAAAAAACGCGGCAATTAATTGAAAAAATGCTAGTTTAAAACACAAAGACTCACTAGCAAATTTACTGTTTCAACAATTTAATTCAATTGGCACAAAAGCAAAAATTAGATCATATAAAAACTCAGTACAAATGCTTACATATTCTGATAGAGTTGATGAAGAATTACTTTTATCTCTTTTTGACAAAGTTAGCTCGCTAAAAACATTAGTAGCAAAAAGAAACAAATGATTTAAAAAATTTTATGAGGCTAAATTCAAAGAAAAATATCGTCCAAAATATGACTCGTTTAGAGAACTAGTGAATGTAAAATCAACATATACAGTAGAGCAAATGAAACAAATTGTTTTAGATGCCCTTGAACCTTTTGGTGAGGAATACCACAACACAATCAAAAGATCTTACAGCGAAAATTGAATTGATTTTATGACTATTGATAACAAAATGTCTGGTGCGTATTCAATTGGTTCTACCTATGGATTGGACAAAAAATATATTTTAATGAACTTCGATGGAGACCTACGTTCTGTTGAAACTTTAGCGCACGAACTAGGTCACTCAATGCATTCATATTTTAGTGATAAAAACAATGAAATGCACAATGCTGCTTACCCTATATTTTTAGCAGAAATAGCTTCAATATTTAATGAATTAATGTTATATGACCACTTATTAAAAAATTCCAAAAGTAATTTATTTAAGTTCAAAATTATTGAAAGCATGATAGACGGATTTATTGGCACAGTTTATCGCCAAACTATTTGAGCAAACTATGAATTTGATTTGTATAAAGCAATCGAAAATGGCGAAGTAGGTGCCAGTTATGAATCTTTGGCGAAAATTTACCACAAAAATTCAATGAAATATTCAACAAAGAAAACAAAATTTAATAAAAATGACCAAATATATTGCGTAACTGTTCCGCACTTTTACTATGGATTCTATGTTTACAAATACGCTATTGGCCAACTTGTTGCAAACTTCTTCTTTAGTAAATATAAAAAAGAAGGAGAGTCATTTTTAACAAAATACATTAATAACTTTTTATCTGCCGGTGATAGAGATTGACCATTAAACACACTTAAATCAGTAGATGTAGATTTAAAAGATGATAATTTCTATAAAGTAGGTTTCGAATACTTTGAATCATTAATTGATGAATATATTAAACTAGGTAAAAAAATATTCAAAATTAACTAA
- a CDS encoding ABC transporter ATP-binding protein produces the protein MKKNRNVRNVIELKEVVKEFEDKVVLENVNLEIKKGEFITLLGPSGSGKTTILRLIAGFERATRGEIKFHDRDIKDLPPHKRDLSTIFQDYALFPNLNVEGNIKYGLALKRIPKETINPKYEKLLVEKQKQWTKKANDEMAKLDKLQTRYELEMEALKPNSLPYKRRQKYLDRSDFIYSYWENYVATKTEDFEKKYLTRRISKEEMNQEVAKIVELVGLKGSETKAINELSGGMKQRVALARSLVIEPEILLLDEPLSALDAKIRVKMQKLLRNIQQRLGITFIFVTHDQDEALELSDRVAIMRDGVIEQYDTPKQIYDYPVNKWVANFIGSSNIYNAIFNEDATVTFMDKTFKTIHDEDEFVAGSEVDVLIRPEDIDIMDASETKKTNGLIGKIVDITYRGSYYYLKVDFKNGFSIFVETAKKFDLDQEVSISWTIDSIHIMAKDSKWDYSSDEY, from the coding sequence ATGAAAAAAAATCGTAACGTTCGCAATGTTATCGAGCTTAAAGAAGTAGTTAAAGAGTTCGAAGACAAAGTAGTTTTAGAAAACGTTAATTTAGAAATTAAAAAAGGTGAATTTATTACATTATTAGGACCATCAGGTTCTGGAAAAACAACAATTTTAAGATTAATTGCAGGTTTTGAAAGAGCAACTCGGGGTGAAATTAAATTTCACGACCGGGACATTAAAGATTTACCACCACACAAAAGAGATTTATCAACAATTTTTCAAGATTATGCACTTTTTCCAAACTTAAATGTTGAAGGTAACATTAAATATGGTTTGGCACTAAAAAGAATACCTAAAGAAACAATTAATCCTAAATATGAAAAATTATTAGTTGAAAAACAAAAACAATGAACAAAAAAAGCTAATGATGAAATGGCCAAACTTGACAAACTTCAAACAAGATATGAATTAGAAATGGAAGCATTAAAACCTAATTCACTACCTTACAAAAGAAGACAAAAATATTTAGATAGATCTGACTTTATTTATTCATACTGAGAAAACTATGTTGCAACAAAAACTGAAGACTTTGAAAAGAAATATCTAACACGTAGAATTTCTAAAGAAGAAATGAATCAAGAAGTTGCTAAAATTGTTGAACTAGTTGGCTTAAAAGGTTCAGAAACTAAAGCAATTAATGAACTATCTGGTGGTATGAAACAACGTGTTGCACTTGCTCGTTCACTTGTTATTGAGCCTGAAATTTTACTTCTTGACGAACCATTGAGTGCGCTTGATGCTAAAATTAGAGTAAAAATGCAAAAATTACTAAGAAATATTCAACAACGTCTAGGAATTACATTCATTTTTGTTACTCATGACCAAGATGAAGCACTTGAACTTTCAGATAGAGTGGCAATCATGCGTGATGGTGTTATTGAGCAATATGACACTCCAAAACAAATTTATGACTATCCAGTAAACAAATGAGTTGCAAACTTTATTGGTTCATCAAACATTTACAATGCAATTTTCAATGAAGATGCAACAGTTACATTTATGGATAAAACATTCAAAACTATTCATGATGAAGATGAATTTGTTGCAGGCAGCGAAGTTGATGTTTTAATTCGTCCAGAAGATATTGACATTATGGACGCATCTGAAACTAAAAAAACCAATGGACTTATTGGTAAAATTGTTGATATTACTTACCGTGGAAGCTACTACTATTTAAAAGTTGACTTCAAAAACGGTTTTAGCATTTTCGTTGAAACTGCTAAAAAATTCGATTTAGACCAAGAAGTTTCAATTTCTTGAACAATCGACTCAATTCACATTATGGCAAAAGACTCGAAATGAGATTATTCATCTGATGAATACTAA